The genomic interval AGGCGGCGGTTCTGAATGCCCCCAGCAGCATGATCAGCTTTGCTTGTGGCTTCAGGCTAGGGGCGGCGGGCGGGTGCGGTCGCGAGTAGCGGGTACTCGTCTTTTTCCGCCTTTGACCTGCGGCGATACCTGCCCCTACGCGGAAACGGGAGCCCACTACTGAAGTGTTGCCCCCTTGAACGCGGACAGGGCGGAGCCTAACGTTGGAGCATACGAAAGGTGCGTGACCGGCATGGAAATCTACATGTGGTGGCTGGATCTGGACCTGCAAACCAAGGAATGGCTGAGGGAAAACCTCCGTGCGGCGGAACTGCCGCTGCCGGTGCTACAGGGCATCGCCGAAGCCGGCGGGCCGCATCCGGGTACCCCGGTGGCTGTCCTCACCGAAGCCGACTGGGATTTCATCGAGACGCAGTCCGAATTCGTCGACTGACCGGACGCCCCTGGCGCCGCCTGCACGGCAACGCCGGACCAGTTCACCCGGAGCAGTCCCCTCGGACCAGTCCACATAGCGAAGAAAAGCGTTGCGGCCCTCCGGCCGGGGGTGGTTGCATGGGTGCATGGCAACCGCAGAGAACTTTGTCTTAGCGATCGGGACCAAAAAAGGCCTCTGGCTGGCCACCAGCCAGGACCGGAAGCAATGGTCCTTCTCCGGCCCGCATTTCCTGATGAGCGAAATCCCCAGCATCGGGATCGACACACGGGACGGCCGTACCCGGATCATGGTGGGCGTCAGGTCCGAGCACTGGGGCCCTACTGTGGCCCATTCCGATGACCTCGGCGCCACCTGGACCGAACCTGAACAGGGCGCCATCACGTTCCCCGAAGACACCGGCGCGGCCGTGGAGCGCATCTGGCAGATCTACCCGGACGCAGAGTCGCGGCCAGGGGTGGTCTGGGCCGGTGCCGAACCGATTTCGGTCTGGAAATCCACCGATGGCGGCGAGCATTTCGAACTCAACCGCGGGCTATGGGACCACCCTCACCGCAGCGACTGGGGTGCGGGCTACGGCGGCGCCGCCGCCCACTCCATCGTGGTGAATCCGGCCGGGGACAACGTCCACGTCGCCATGAGCACCGGCGGTGTGTACCGCTCGCTCGACGGCGGTGAGTCCTGGGAGCCCCGCAACAAGGGTATTTCGGCCTACTTCATGCCGGACCCCAATCCTGAGTTCGGCCAGTGCGTCCACAAGATCGCGGCGGATGCCGCCGTGGAAGGACGGCTGTACGCGCAGAACCATCACGGCGTCTACCGCACGGATGACAACGGCGAAAACTGGAACTCCATCGCCGAGGGACTTCCGGCCGATTTCGGTTTTGTGATGCTGACGCACCCTCGCCGGGAAGGAACCGCCTGGGTTGTGCCGCTCAAGGCCGACGGCGAGCGGATCCCGCCCGACGGGAAGCTTGCCGTGCACCGAACGGACGATGCCGGGGCCAGCTGGAAGCGCCTGGATACGGGCCTGCCCAAGGGGGAGTACAACAGCGTCCTCCGCGACGCCGCGGGCGTGGATTCATCCGAGCCGGCCGGCGTCTACTTCGGAACACGCGGCGGCACGGTGTACGCCAGCGCGGATGAAGGGGAGACATTTGCTGAGGTTGTCAGCCATCTCCCCGACGTCCTGTGTGTCCGCGCCGCCGTAGTCTCTACGGCTGGATTGCCGGTTCCGGAAACGGCAGCGGCCCGCGGTGCCTGACATCAGCGTGGTACTACCCAGCATCCTCCAGCCGCTGGCCGGCGGCCAGTCCATCCTGACTGCGCCCGCCGACGGGACGGTGACGGTGGGAAGCCTGCTGGATTCGGTGACCGGGGATTACCCGGTGCTGGCCAGGCGGCTGCGGGACGAAACCGGGGCGCTTCGCCGGTACGTGAATATTTACGTTGCCGGTGACGAGGTGCGCCGGCTCCAGGGCCTGGAAACCGAGGTGTCGCCCGGCCAGGAGGTACTGGTTATCCAGTCGGTGGCCGGAGGTTAGGGCCGAAGTATCTCTCGGGCGGTCCGGCGGGCAGTCCTGACTGACTGCGCCCGCCGTCGTCGTCGTGCAAGACTCCGGAGTACAAGATTCAAGGGTGCAAAATTTCGCAAGTGGTGCTGCGCCAGCGGCCCAACACGCGGTCAAGCAATCCGCCAGACGGTGCATTCGTCCGTATTGATCGCTTTCCGCGAGCCGGTGTGATGGTCCATGATCCAGACAACGCCGATTCCCGGTGCTGTCTCCTGGACCCGGCCACGGCGGATGACCACGTCGTCGTAGCTGGGGCCTACGGAGAGGCGGGCCTCGATTTCATCGCCGCGGTGGAGCTGGTCCAGGGCGCGGACTCTTGTTACATGGGCTTTGGCTTCCTTCAACATGGGGGCCTCCTGGCTGGAGCTGGTGCCTGCGCTTGCCGGCACTTCCAGTGTGGCGGGGCAATGTTGCGCCCTGGTTTCCTCAACGTTAGGGGCGGGTTAGTTCTCCGCGATCGGTACGTTTCCGCCGGGACCACAGGCTTCGGCGAATCCCACACGTCAAACCCCGCTGCGGCCTTCAGTTGGGCATCGTGCCAGCTCAGGCCTACCGCCGGCGGGCCTCCCGGGCAAGAATGGGCACTATGCAACTTCCCGTGATGCCTCCCGTCCCGCCCATGCTCGCCAAGGCCGTCAGCGGAATGCCCGACGGGGCCCTCAGCTATGAGCCCAAATGGGACGGGTTCCGGTCCATCATTTTCCGCGACGGCGATGAGCTGGAGATCGGCAGCCGCAACGAAAAGCCCATGACCAGGTATTTTCCTGAGCTCGTGGAAGCCCTGAAGGAAAACCTGCCGCCCCGCTGTGTGCTGGACGGCGAGATTGTCCTGGTGGGGGCATCCGGTGACCGGCTGGATTTCGATGCGCTGCAGCAGCGGATCCATCCCGCCGCCAGCCGCGTCAAGCTCCTCGCCGAACAGACCCCCGCCATGTTTGTGGCCTTTGACCTGCTGGCCCTGGGCGACGACGACTACACCGGCCGGCCCTTCGCCGAGCGGCGGGCAGCGCTGGAAAAGGCACTCGCAGGCAGCAAGGCTCCCGTCCACCTCACGGCGGCAACCCAGGACAAGGCCACCGCCGAGCAATGGTTCCAGCAGTTCGAAGGTGCAGGCCTGGACGGGATTGTGGCCAAGCCGCTGGAGGGGAGCTACCAGCCGGACAAACGCGTGATGTTCAAGATCAAACACGAACGTACGGCCGATTGTGTGGTGGCCGGCTACCGCGTGCACAAGAGCGGACCGGACGCGATCGGCTCGTTGCTGCTGGGCCTGTACAAGGACGACGGCGGCCTGGCCAGCGTGGGTGTGATTGGGGCCTTCCCCATGAAGCGCCGGCAGGAGCTGTTCGAGGAACTCCAGACTTTGGTCACGGACTTCGACGGGCACCCGTGGGCGTGGGCCAAGCAGGCGGACGGCGAACGGACCCCGCGCAACGCGGAAGGCAGCCGCTGGAGCGCCGGCAAGGACCTGTCCTTTGTGCCCCTCCGGCCCGAACTGGTGGTCGAGGTCAGGTACGACCACATGGAAGGTGAGCGCTTCCGCCACACCGCCCAGTTCAACCGCTGGCGGCCGGACCGGGACCCCGAATCCTGCACTTACGCCCAGCTGGAGGAGCCGGTGAACTTTGACCTGGCGTCGGTGCTGGAGACCGGGCGGCCCTAGCAGCCCCGGCCACCCGCCGTCGTACTTTTTGCTGGCGGAATAGACCACTTTTCAACGGGGAAAGCCCGCCATTTGGGGGGATGGCGGGCTTTCCGGTCTCAAAATTGGGCTAGTGCGTTACTTCAGGCCGAGCTGCTTGGTGGGGACGTTGAACGTCTCCTTGGCCGTCAGGGCGGAGATGGCCGAGATGCCGCAGATGACGGCGGTGAAGATGCTGATCTGGACCCAGCCGCCGGGCTTGATGCCGCCCATCGCTGCCACAACGGCCGGGGCGAACCCTGCCATCAGGAAGCCCAGCTGGGTGCCGATCGCCAGGCCGGAGAAACGGACCTTGGTGCTGAACATTTCGGCGTAGAAGGACGGCCAGACCGCGTTGGAGGCCGCGTAGCCACAGGAGAAGAAGCCGATGGCCGCGAGGAACATCAGCGGGACGCTGCCGGATTCCAGGCTGAGCAGGAACACCGGGGTCAGGATGGCGCTGGCCACGGCACCGTAGATGAAGACGGGTTTGCGTCCGATCTTGTCTGCGAGCATGCCGAAGAGCGGCTGGGTGCCCAAAGCGACCAGGTTGGCTCCGACGACCAGCCAGAGTGTGGTGGTGCCGTCAACGCCGGCGACGGTCTTGGCGTAGCTGATGGCAAGGGTGCCGAACACGGTGGAGACGGCGGCGATGAAGGCACAGCAGACTACGCGGAGCACGTCGCGCCAGTGGTCCTTGAGGAGATCGGCGACCGGCAGCTTGGAGATCTGGGCGGTTTTCTGGGCTTCCTCGAAGGCGGGCGGTTCGTGCAGCGTGCGCCGGATGAAGAACGCAACAAGGACGACGACGGCGCTGAGCCAGAACGGGATGCGCCAGCCGATGCCGAACTTGATCTCGTCCGGGAGGGCGAGGACGGGGATGAAGACGAGGGCGGCGAGGATCTGGCCGCCCTGGGTTCCGGTGAGGGTCCACGAGGTGAAGAAGGAGCGGCGGTTGTCCGGTGCGTGCTCAAGCGTCATGGATGAGGCGCCGGCCTGCTCGCCTGCGGCGGAGAGGCCCTGGCAAAGCCGCGCCAGCACCAGCAGGGCCGGAGCCCACCAGCCCACGGTGTTGAAGTCCGGGAGGCAGCCGATCAGGAACGTTGAGGCGCCCATCAGCAGCAGCGTGAACATCAGGACCTTCCGTCGGCCAACCCGGTCACCGAAGTGGCCCAGGATGACGGCGCCCACCGGCCGTGCCACATAGGCAAAGCCGAAGGTGGCGAAGGACATAACGGCCGCGTTGGCCCCGGCGTCCGGGAAGAACACCGTGGGGAAGATCAGGGCGGCGGCGGAACCGAAGATGAAGAAGTCGTAGTATTCGACGGCGCTGCCCAGGAAGCTGGCGAGGGCTGCCTTCTTTGGCGTCCCGGCCGGGGCAACGGTGCCCGGCCCCGCGGACGGAAGTGTCTGGCTCATGGAGTTCCTTAGATGTGACGACGTTGTCGCGGATGGATCTGGAGGGTCGCAGCCGCAGCTGCCTGTGTGGAGGCCTGGTGCGGTGCGGCTGGAGTCCGTTGAAAGACCCGGACTAGTAGCCACATGGTGGGAGCTACTTGTGCGATACAGCAATGATGGCTGTGAGCACAGTCACTTGTCAAGAAAATAATCACCATCTAGAAATAGTTCCCACGATGTGGCAACATCGACGTATGAGTGTGAATCAAACCACAGTGCCCGACGACCTTGCCGCTGAGCCCAGGGCGCCCAAAGCTGACCGTACGGACATGGTGGGCAAGGCCCTGGGCCTGCTGGTCCTCCTGGGCGACGAGCCGCGCGGCGCCAGCGCCGCGGAGATCTCGCGGCGCGCCGACCTCCCCTTCAGCACCACCTACCGCCTGCTGGGATCCCTGACGCGGGACGGGTTTGTGGACTATGAGCCGGACGGCCGCCGCTACCACCTGGGCCTTCGAATCTTCCAGCTCGGCCAGCGCGTCTCCAACCATCACGGATTTGCCGGCACGGCGCTGCCGGTCCTGCGCCGCGTGACCGAGCGGACGGGGGAGGCCACCATCCTCAGTGTCCGCGACGGCCACCACCACCTCACGGTCAACAAGGTGGACGGCCCGCAGACCTTCCGGGTCACCAGCGATCCCGGGCATCTGGGCGCCCTGCACGCGACGGCCGTGGGCAAGGCGCTGGTGGCTTTTGCCGAGGATTCGGAGCGTGCGGCGCTGCTTGAAGAGCTCGAACTGGAACCCCTCACCGAACGCACCATCACAGACCGGGCCGCGTTCCGTGCGGAGATCGAGAAGGTCCACCGGCAGGGATATGCCGTGATGGACGAGGAGAACGAGAACGGCATGCGCGCCGTGGCTGTGCCGCTGCTTAATTCACAGGGCCACGCGTTCGCCTCCCTGGCCACCGCCGTTCCCGTGTTCCGCCTCAGCATGGAAGCCCTGCTGGCCCATGTGCCCCTGCTGCAGGAAGCCGCGGCAGAACTGGCTGCGCGCTTGCCACAACGGTAAAAAGCCTTGAAATGTTCGTATGTAGAACAAGCGTGCGAGAAGTGAACAAGTGTTGTACTGTAATCCCTATCACCCGACCCGCCGCGGACGCCTTGAGCGCCACCGCCCGCCGGGTTCCGTATCAAAGGAGCTGCCCGGATGAGCAATCGAACTGAGTCCTACCTTGTGGGACTGGTCGGCGACGGCGTTATGCCGTCACTCACTCCCCCCATGCACGAACGCGAAGGCGATATGCAGGGCCTGCGCTACCTCTACCGCCCCATCGACCTGCTGGAGCTCGGACTCTCCGGCGAAGCCGTGGGGGACCTGCTCAAGAGCGCCCGCAGCTTGGGCTTCAATGGCCTGAATATCACCCATCCGTGCAAGCAGCTTGTCCTGGCGCACCTGGACGAGGTCTCGCCGGATGCCCTCAGGCTCGGCGCCGTCAACACGGTGGTCATCGAGGACGGCCGTTTCATCGGGCACAACACCGACTTCTCCGGCTTCGCCGCCGCGCTCGCCTCCGGCCTCCCGGGTGCCCGGCTGGACCGCGTCGTCCAGCTGGGTGCAGGAGGTGCCGGTTCCGCCGTCGCCTATGCCCTGCTCACTGCCGGCGTGAAGGCGCTGGACCTGGTGGACGTGGACCCCGCCCGCTGCGCGGCACGCGCCGCAGAGCTGGCCGGCTTCTTCCCGGGCAGCACCGTCACGGCGCGTACGACGGCGGAGCTGCCGCAGCTGATGCCCCTGGCCGACGGTCTGGTGCACTGCACGCCCGTCGGCATGGCCGCCCACCCGGGCGTCCCGCTGGACCTGGACCTGCTGGAATCCCGGCACTGGGTGGCGGACATCGTCTACCGGCCCATCGAAACGGAACTGGTCCTGGGTGCCCGCGCCAAGGGCTGCGAGGTCCTGGATGGCGGCCGCATGGCCGTGGGCCAGGCGGCTGACTCGTTCCGGATTTTCACGGGACTGGAAGCCAACGCGGAGCGCATGCGCAGCCATTTCCTGGCGCTCGTGGCCAAGGAAGGGGTGGCAGCCTGATGCGCACCGGAATCGCCACGGTATGCCTCTCCGGCACCCTGAAGGAAAAGATGCAGGCCTGCGCCATCGCGGGCTTTGACGGCATTGAAATCTTCGAACCGGACCTGGTCACGTCGCCGCTCACGCCCGAGGACGTCCGTAAGATGGCGGCCGACCTTGGCCTCACGCTGGATCTTTACCAGCCGTTCCGCGACTTCGACAGCGTGTCCGACGACCTCCTGGCCGCTAACCTCCGGCGCGCCGAAGCCAAATTCAAACTCATGGCGCGGCTGGGCATGGACACCATCCTGCTCTGCTCCAACGTGGCCACCGCCAGCATCGACAGCGACGACCTCCGGGTGGAACAGCTCGGCCAGCTGGCCGCCCTGGCGGGGGACCACGGCGTCAGGGTTGCCTACGAGGCCCTGGCCTGGGGCAAGTACGTCAGCGACTACGAGCACGCCCACAAGCTGGTGGAAGCCGTGGACCACCCCAACCTGGGCACCTGCCTGGATTCCTTCCACATCCTGTCCCGCAACTGGGACACCGCCCCCATCGAGGCCTTCAACCCGGACAAGATTTTCTTCGTCCAGGTGGCGGACGCCCCCAAGCTCTCCATGGATGTCCTCTCCTGGAGCCGGCACTACCGGGTCTTCCCGGGCGAGGGCCAGTTCGAGCTCGCCAAGTTCATGGGCCACGTGGTCCGGGCCGGGTACAGCGGTCCGGTGTCGCTGGAGATCTTCAACGACGTCTTCCGCCAGTCGGACGTGGAACGCACCGCCGTCGACGCCATGCGCTCGCTCATCTGGCTGGAGGAACAGAGCGCCAAATGGCTGGACGCTGCTTCCGACGCCGGGACGGGCACCGGCGCTGCTGGCACCCAGGCCCCTGGCCGCCGTCGTTATCCCATGGAACTGGCCACGCTCCCGCAGGTGGCCGAACCGGCGGGCTACAACTTCGCCGAGGTCAGGGCCGCGGACACCCAGGGGCTGGAAACGGTCCTGGGCCAGCTGGGCTTCGAGTTCAACGGCCGACACCGCACCAAGGACGTGCAGCTCTGGAGCATGGGCCACGCCCGGGTGATCATCAACGAGGCCGCACCGGCAGACGGGGACGGCGCAGCGGGGGATGCGTCGCCCGCCATCGCCGCACTGGGGTTCGACGTCGCCTCCCCGGTGATTGCCGCCGCCCGCGCCCAGCAGCTGAGGGCCCCCGCGGTCCCGCGCAAGAGCCAGGCCAACGAGGAGGTGTTCCAGGGCTTCGCCGCCCCGGACTCCACCGAGATCTTCCTGTGCCAGGGCACTTCCGACGGCACCGCAGCGTGGACCGGTGAATTCGGAGAGGGACTGGAAAATCCCACCGCCGGCCCCACCGCTGTGATCGACCACGTCAACCTGGCGCAGCCGTGGCAGCATTTCGACGAGGCCGTCCTCTTCTACACGAGCGCCCTGGCGTTGGAGCCCCAGCCGTTCGCTGAGGTGCCCAGCCCCACCGGCCTGGTCCGTTCGCAGGTCATGGCCACCGGGGACCGCGCCGTGCGGCTGGTGCTGAACCTGGCGCCGCTGAACCAGCAGCGCAAGACCTACCAGGAACACATCGCCTTCGCGGTGGATGACCTGGTAGCCACCGCCAGGGACTGCAGGGCCCGCGGCCTGGAGTTCCTGCAGATCCCGGCGAACTACTACGTGGACCTGGACGCACGCTTCGGGCTGGCACCGGACTTCCTGGCCACGCTGCAGGAGCTGAACCTGCTGTACGACCGGGACGCCGACGGCGAATTCCTCCACTTCTACACGGCCACCGTGGGCAGTGTGTTCTTCGAAATGGTGGAACGCCGCGGCGCCTACGACGGCTACGGCGCCCCCAACGCCCCTGTGCGGCACGCCGTCCAGTACGACCACCTGCAGCACCGGTAAGACAACCACTCAGCAGCAACAACCACCTAGCAGCAACAACCAGAGAAAAGGAGGCCGCAGTGGAGACACAGCAGGATCTCAGTGCAGAGATCAACGCCATGGGCGATGCCTACGCGCGGGCGCTCAAGGACGGCGCCCCGGCCGAAACGCAGCCCCGGCTGGACTACGCGCCCTACCGCAGCAGCATCCTGCGGCACCCCACCAAAAGCCTGCACCACGCGGACCCGGAAACCATCGAGCTGTACTCGCCGGCGTTCGGCCACCAGGACGTGCACGCCCTGGAAGCTGACCTGACCATCCAGCACAACGGCGAACCCCAGGGCGAGCGGATCATCGTGGCCGGCAAGGTCCTGGACGGCGACGGCCGCCCGGTGGCCGGGCAGCTCGTGGAGATCTGGCAGGCCAACGCGTCCGGCCGCTACATCCACAAGCGTGACCAGCACCCGGCGCCGCTGGACCCCAACTTCACCGGCGTGGGCCGCTGCATCACCGGCCCCGACGGCTCGTACCGGTTCACCACCATCAAGCCCGGCGCCTACCCGTGGAAGAACCACGTCAACGCCTGGCGGCCGGCCCACATCCACTTCTCCATGTTCGGCACCGAGTTCACCCAGCGGATCGTCACGCAGATGTACTTCCCCGGCGACCAACTGTTCCCGCTGGACCCCATCTACCAGTCCATCGTGGACCAGGACGCCCGCGACCGGCTCGTGGCCAGCTACGACCACAATCTCACTGAGCCGGAGTGGGCGCTGGGCTACAACTGGGACATTGTCCTGACCGGCTCGAAGCGGACCTGGACCGAAAACGAGGCGCTCGGCGCAGCAGGAGACGAGGAATAACGTGAACACACCCACCCAGCTTGTTCCCACCCCCGGCCAGACCGTCGGCCCGTTCTATGGCTACGCCCTGCCGTTCGTGAAGGACAACGAACTCCTGGCGCCCGGATCGCCCGGCTCCATCCGCCTTCAGGGCACCGTGTATGACGGCGCCGGGGAAACCATCCCGGACGCCATCCTGGAGATCTGGCAGCCCGACGCCGACGGCAGGATCGTGCAGCAGACCGGTTCCCTGGTCCGCGACGGCTACACCTTCACCGGCTGGGGCCGCGCTTCCGTGGGCCACTCCGGCGTCTACACTTTCACCACCGTGAACCCGGGCCCCACCGAGCAGGTCCCCGGAAAACCAGTGGCCGCGCCGTTTATTTCAGTGGCCGTGTTTGCCCGCGGCCTGATGAACCGACTTTTCACCCGCGTGTACCTGCCGGAGAACGGGGAAGCCCTCGCCAAGGACCCGCTGCTGAGCTCCCTGGACCCGGAGCGCCGCCAGACGCTCATTGCCCGCCGCGATCCCGACGGCGGACTCACCTGGGACATCCGCCTGCAGGGCGAGGGCGAAACAGTCTTCCTGGACTTCCAGTGACGGACGCTGCCGGCATGGACGGTACCGGCCACTTCGGAAGCGCGGCCGACGGTGACGTCGGCCTGCTGAGTCCTGTCTCGGCGTCGCCCCTGGTGACGGCGCTGACCGGTGACCGCGCCGTGCTGGCGGCGATCCTCGCTGTTGAGTCCGGCTGGGCCGCCGTGCTGGAGAAGGCGGGCCTGGCGCCTGCCGGTTCCGCCGCCGTCGTGGCCTCCGCCGCCGAGGCGGGACGCTTCGACGCAGCAGACATCGCGCTCCGGGCCCAGGGCGGCGGCAACCCCGTCATTCCGCTGCTGGCAGACCTGCGCAAGCATGTCACCGCGCTCGATGCCGGCCGTGTGGGTGCCTTGAAGGCGGTCCACACCACGCTGACCAGCCAGGACGTGCTGGACACGGCCCTGATGCTGCTCGCGCGCAACACCGTTGAGGCGGTGCTGGCGGATCTGAAATGCACGACGGCGGCGCTCGCCACGTTGGCGGAACAGCATGCGGACACGCTGGGCGTGGGTAGGAGCCTGACCCAGCATTCCCTGCCTTTTACGTTTGGGCTGCGGGCAGCGCAGTGGTTCCACGGGTTGGCCGCCGCAGGCCGGCAGCTGGGCAACGTGCAGTTCCCGGTGCAGTTCGGCGGGGCGGCCGGAACGTTGGCCGCCGGGACCGTGCTGACCGCAGGCTCGGCCACCAGCCCCTTTGACCTGGCCGACTCACTGGCCCGGCAACTGGGCCTGGCCGCAGCACCGGCACCCTGGCACACCAACCGGTTGGCCGTCACGGCGCTCGGCAATTCGCTGGCCTCGGTGCTGGACGCAGCGGGCAAAATCGCCGCGGACGTCCTGTTCCTGAGCCGGCCTGAAGTGGCCGAACTCGCCGAACCGCGCGCCGCCGGCCGGGGCGTCTCCTCGGCCATGCCGCAGAAGCAGAACCCGGTATTGTCGGTCCTCATCCGCAGCGCCGCCCTCCAGTCACCGCAGCTGGTGGCCCAGCTGCACCTGGCCGCGGCCAACTTCAACGACGAACGCCCGGACGCCGCCTGGCACACGGAATGGCCGGCCCTGCGCCAGCTTCTCCGCCTGGCACTCGGCGTGGCCGGACAGCTCCGGGAGCTTGCCGAAGGCCTGCAGGTTTTCCCCGACGCCATGCGCCGCAACCTGGACGTTGCCGGGCCGCTGCTCCTGGCCGAAGGGGTGGGCGCCGCAGTGGCCCCGCTGCTGGCCGAACAGGATGGCCGCAATGGCAAGGAGCAGCTGCAGGCCGTGGTGGACGGGACGCTCCAGACGCCCACCGCCGATCAGGGCGCCACCTACCGGCGGCTGCTCCGCGAGGCCGTCCCGGCGGAGACGCTTTCCGATGGGCAGCTGGCGGAACTCCTGGACCCGGCCGGCTACCTGGGCCAGGCCGCCGAGATCTCCCGGCGCATCCTCGCCGCGTTTCCGGACTTTGCGCTTGTCGCATCGGATTCTTCAGCAGTCACTAATTCAGCACACAACGACGCGAACGGAGCCAACCGTGGCTAAACCGACCCTGAAGGCAGTGCTGCTTTCGCCCCAGCGCCCACTGGGGGACAGGCCCCTGCTCGTCGCCGGACCGTCCCTGGGCACGTCCACCCTCCTGTGGACCGAGGCGGCAACACTGCTCGGCACCGACTACGACGTGGTGGCCTGGGACCTGCCCGGCCACGGCGTCTCACCGGCAGCCACCGAAAGCTTTGACGTGGCCGACCTCGCGGACGCCGTGGTGGACCTGGTGGACACCATCGCCCCCGGCGCCGGCTTCCACTACGCCGGGGTTTCGCTGGGCGGCGCCACCGGCCTCCAGCTGGGCATCAAGCACGGCGATCGCCTCAAGAGCCTGTCCATCCAGTGCACCGGCGCCAAGATCGGCACCCCCGAAGCCTGGTTGGAACGCGCCGAAACCGTGCGCACCCAGGGCACTCCCGTGATGATCCAGGGTTCCGCGCAGCGCTGGTTCGCGCCGGGATTTATGGACCGTGAGCCCGAGCGGAGCAGCAGGCTCCTGCACTCCCTTCGCGACACCGACCGCTTCAGCTACGCCTTCTGCTGCGAAGCCCTGGCAGGCTTCGACGTCCGTGCCGAACTCGGCAGCATCAGCGTCCCCACCCAGGCGGTGGCCGGCGCGGCGGACACTGTTGCGCCGCCGTCGATGGCCCAGGAAACCGTTGACGGGATTACCGCCGGCGGCGGTACGGCGAATGCTGTGACGCTCGAGGGAGTGGCGCACCTGGCCCCCGCCGAGGCCCCCGCCCACGTCGCCGAACTGCTGCGGACCCTCATCACCTGGAGCGAATCCCGCAGGGCAGCCAAGTGAGCGGCGCAGCCCCGAACGGGGGAGAACGGAACGGCGTCGTCCAGCCCGATGCCACCAGCCAGGAGATTTACGACGGCGGCATGGTGGTCCGCCGCGAGGTGCTGGGCGCCGCGCATGTGGACCGGGCCAACGCCAACAAGGACGGGTTCACCGAGGATTTCCAGGACATGATCACGCGGATCGCGTGGGGTGGCATCTGGACCCGGCCGGGCATCTCACGGCAGATGCGCTCGGCCGTGACCATCACCGCGATGGTGGCGCACGGGCACTGGGACGAGCTGGCCATGCATATCCGCGCGGCCCTCACCAACGGCCTGAGCAGGGACGAAATCAAGGAAATCCTGCTGCAGACCGCGATCTACTGCGGCGTTCCCTCCGCGAACACAGCTTTCAAGACCGCACAGCAAGTTTTTAAGGAAATGGACACCAACTCATGAACCAGGCTTTTGTGTACGACGCCGTTCGCACGCCTTTCGGTAAGTTCGGCTCGGGGCTCGCGGCGGTCCGCCCGGATGACCTTGCCGCGCACGTGATCACCGAGTCCGTGAAGCGGGCTCCGGGCCTCGATCCCGAGCGGATCGACGAGGTTGTCTTCGGCAACGCCAACGGCGCCGGCGAGGAGAACCGCAACATCGCCCGGATGGGCACACTGCTGGCCGGGCTGCCGGTGTCGATCCCGGGCACCACGGTGAACCGGCTCTGCGGCTCTTCCCTCGACGCCGCGATCATCGCCTCCCGCCAGATCAACGCCGGCGACGCCGAGCTCATGCTGGTGGGCGGCGCCGAGTCCATGTCCCGGGCTCCCTGGGTCCTGCCCAAAACCGAGAAGCCCTACCCCGCCGGGGACATGACCCTGGCGTCCACCACGCTG from Pseudarthrobacter sp. SSS035 carries:
- a CDS encoding sugar phosphate isomerase/epimerase and 4-hydroxyphenylpyruvate domain-containing protein; this translates as MRTGIATVCLSGTLKEKMQACAIAGFDGIEIFEPDLVTSPLTPEDVRKMAADLGLTLDLYQPFRDFDSVSDDLLAANLRRAEAKFKLMARLGMDTILLCSNVATASIDSDDLRVEQLGQLAALAGDHGVRVAYEALAWGKYVSDYEHAHKLVEAVDHPNLGTCLDSFHILSRNWDTAPIEAFNPDKIFFVQVADAPKLSMDVLSWSRHYRVFPGEGQFELAKFMGHVVRAGYSGPVSLEIFNDVFRQSDVERTAVDAMRSLIWLEEQSAKWLDAASDAGTGTGAAGTQAPGRRRYPMELATLPQVAEPAGYNFAEVRAADTQGLETVLGQLGFEFNGRHRTKDVQLWSMGHARVIINEAAPADGDGAAGDASPAIAALGFDVASPVIAAARAQQLRAPAVPRKSQANEEVFQGFAAPDSTEIFLCQGTSDGTAAWTGEFGEGLENPTAGPTAVIDHVNLAQPWQHFDEAVLFYTSALALEPQPFAEVPSPTGLVRSQVMATGDRAVRLVLNLAPLNQQRKTYQEHIAFAVDDLVATARDCRARGLEFLQIPANYYVDLDARFGLAPDFLATLQELNLLYDRDADGEFLHFYTATVGSVFFEMVERRGAYDGYGAPNAPVRHAVQYDHLQHR
- the pcaH gene encoding protocatechuate 3,4-dioxygenase subunit beta — its product is METQQDLSAEINAMGDAYARALKDGAPAETQPRLDYAPYRSSILRHPTKSLHHADPETIELYSPAFGHQDVHALEADLTIQHNGEPQGERIIVAGKVLDGDGRPVAGQLVEIWQANASGRYIHKRDQHPAPLDPNFTGVGRCITGPDGSYRFTTIKPGAYPWKNHVNAWRPAHIHFSMFGTEFTQRIVTQMYFPGDQLFPLDPIYQSIVDQDARDRLVASYDHNLTEPEWALGYNWDIVLTGSKRTWTENEALGAAGDEE
- the pcaG gene encoding protocatechuate 3,4-dioxygenase subunit alpha, translating into MNTPTQLVPTPGQTVGPFYGYALPFVKDNELLAPGSPGSIRLQGTVYDGAGETIPDAILEIWQPDADGRIVQQTGSLVRDGYTFTGWGRASVGHSGVYTFTTVNPGPTEQVPGKPVAAPFISVAVFARGLMNRLFTRVYLPENGEALAKDPLLSSLDPERRQTLIARRDPDGGLTWDIRLQGEGETVFLDFQ
- a CDS encoding lyase family protein, encoding MDGTGHFGSAADGDVGLLSPVSASPLVTALTGDRAVLAAILAVESGWAAVLEKAGLAPAGSAAVVASAAEAGRFDAADIALRAQGGGNPVIPLLADLRKHVTALDAGRVGALKAVHTTLTSQDVLDTALMLLARNTVEAVLADLKCTTAALATLAEQHADTLGVGRSLTQHSLPFTFGLRAAQWFHGLAAAGRQLGNVQFPVQFGGAAGTLAAGTVLTAGSATSPFDLADSLARQLGLAAAPAPWHTNRLAVTALGNSLASVLDAAGKIAADVLFLSRPEVAELAEPRAAGRGVSSAMPQKQNPVLSVLIRSAALQSPQLVAQLHLAAANFNDERPDAAWHTEWPALRQLLRLALGVAGQLRELAEGLQVFPDAMRRNLDVAGPLLLAEGVGAAVAPLLAEQDGRNGKEQLQAVVDGTLQTPTADQGATYRRLLREAVPAETLSDGQLAELLDPAGYLGQAAEISRRILAAFPDFALVASDSSAVTNSAHNDANGANRG
- a CDS encoding alpha/beta fold hydrolase, whose product is MAKPTLKAVLLSPQRPLGDRPLLVAGPSLGTSTLLWTEAATLLGTDYDVVAWDLPGHGVSPAATESFDVADLADAVVDLVDTIAPGAGFHYAGVSLGGATGLQLGIKHGDRLKSLSIQCTGAKIGTPEAWLERAETVRTQGTPVMIQGSAQRWFAPGFMDREPERSSRLLHSLRDTDRFSYAFCCEALAGFDVRAELGSISVPTQAVAGAADTVAPPSMAQETVDGITAGGGTANAVTLEGVAHLAPAEAPAHVAELLRTLITWSESRRAAK
- the pcaC gene encoding 4-carboxymuconolactone decarboxylase, which codes for MSGAAPNGGERNGVVQPDATSQEIYDGGMVVRREVLGAAHVDRANANKDGFTEDFQDMITRIAWGGIWTRPGISRQMRSAVTITAMVAHGHWDELAMHIRAALTNGLSRDEIKEILLQTAIYCGVPSANTAFKTAQQVFKEMDTNS